In Zobellia roscoffensis, the following are encoded in one genomic region:
- a CDS encoding 3-dehydroquinate synthase yields MFKTIEQKFEVSYQYGLHFTENLFGVKNTLFRDVIKAYKNERVKLLFVIDDGVAEAHPELIKNIKTYCLQYQENLVHTKSMVVQGGEACKNDESQVEAILKGVSEYAICRHSFVVVIGGGAVIDMAGYAAAIAHRGVKLIRIPTTVLSQDDSAVGVKNSVNAFGKKNFIGTFAPPFAIINDTDFLKTLEQRDWISGISEALKVALIKDDVFFEYLEKNAHLLKDRNIEAMQYTIYRCAEMHMHHIAQGGDPFESGSSRPLDFGHWAAHKLEYMTNYALRHGEAVAKGIVLDVAYAHLIGLISETDLNRVVCVFQNIGFDLSFPFASEKEVTELLNGIEEFREHLGGELTITLISDIGVKHDVHEIDRGTMKNALNLVNEISKLKVE; encoded by the coding sequence ATGTTTAAAACAATAGAACAGAAATTTGAGGTTTCATATCAGTATGGCCTCCACTTTACCGAAAACTTGTTCGGTGTAAAAAACACCTTGTTCAGGGATGTTATCAAAGCTTATAAAAATGAGCGTGTAAAGTTACTCTTTGTGATTGATGATGGTGTGGCCGAAGCTCATCCGGAGTTAATAAAAAACATTAAAACCTATTGTTTGCAGTATCAGGAGAATTTGGTACATACAAAAAGTATGGTGGTACAAGGTGGTGAGGCCTGTAAGAATGATGAGAGTCAGGTTGAGGCTATTCTAAAGGGGGTTAGTGAATACGCTATTTGCCGGCATTCTTTTGTAGTCGTAATTGGCGGCGGTGCGGTTATTGATATGGCAGGTTATGCCGCGGCAATTGCCCATAGAGGTGTTAAATTGATACGCATACCAACAACGGTATTATCTCAAGATGATTCTGCGGTAGGGGTTAAGAATAGTGTGAATGCTTTTGGGAAGAAGAATTTTATTGGAACTTTCGCCCCTCCATTTGCTATTATCAATGATACCGATTTTCTGAAGACTTTAGAACAGCGGGATTGGATTTCCGGTATTTCGGAGGCTCTAAAAGTAGCTCTGATTAAAGATGATGTCTTTTTTGAGTATCTAGAGAAAAACGCTCATTTATTAAAAGATAGAAATATTGAAGCTATGCAGTACACCATCTATAGGTGTGCCGAAATGCATATGCATCACATAGCACAGGGCGGAGACCCGTTTGAAAGTGGTTCTTCCAGACCTTTGGATTTTGGACATTGGGCTGCCCATAAATTAGAATACATGACCAATTATGCACTGCGTCATGGTGAAGCGGTGGCAAAAGGAATTGTTCTAGATGTTGCCTATGCGCATTTAATCGGTTTGATAAGTGAGACCGATTTAAATCGTGTGGTATGTGTTTTTCAGAATATAGGTTTTGATTTGAGTTTTCCTTTTGCCTCAGAGAAGGAAGTAACTGAATTACTAAACGGAATAGAAGAATTTCGAGAGCATTTAGGAGGGGAGCTTACGATAACTCTTATTTCAGATATTGGAGTAAAACATGACGTTCACGAAATTGATAGAGGAACGATGAAAAATGCATTGAACTTGGTAAACGAAATTTCAAAACTTAAAGTAGAGTAG
- the eboE gene encoding metabolite traffic protein EboE gives MRIDKNFQLTYCTNIHPGFDWKTTFDSLKNHVPQIKQKVSPNAPFGLGLRLSNKASEELVLNGNLDEFQQWLSENQVYVFTMNGFPYGNFHNERVKDDVHAPDWTTPERLIYTKRMFDQLASLLPEGNTGGISTSPVSYKYWHATEEATKSAFETGAKSMVEVAIHLHKIEKETGKYLHLDIEPEPDGMLENSDEVLQFFTDYLLPIGETVIGDALGLDVEDAKKLIYRYLTVCYDICHFSLAYEEPTETFKKFEKAGIAIGKIQVSAALKILSNPSGNEEIWKALALFDEPTYLHQVTKKVDGKVKTYNDLPIVLEHKKEFEELRAHFHVPIFLERFGALDSTQDHILKVIKYLKEHPVSEHLEIETYTWDVLPSALKKDLSESIIREIDWFVEKF, from the coding sequence TTGCGCATAGATAAAAATTTTCAACTTACGTATTGTACCAATATCCACCCAGGATTTGATTGGAAGACCACTTTTGATAGTCTTAAGAATCATGTTCCGCAGATTAAGCAAAAAGTATCTCCTAATGCCCCTTTTGGGTTGGGTTTACGATTGTCTAATAAAGCGAGTGAAGAACTTGTCTTGAATGGAAATTTAGATGAATTTCAGCAATGGTTAAGTGAGAATCAGGTATATGTCTTTACCATGAACGGTTTTCCCTATGGTAATTTTCATAACGAACGTGTAAAAGATGATGTGCATGCACCAGATTGGACCACCCCAGAGCGATTGATTTATACGAAACGAATGTTTGATCAATTGGCATCTTTGCTTCCGGAAGGTAATACAGGTGGAATTTCTACCTCTCCTGTAAGTTATAAATATTGGCACGCTACGGAAGAGGCAACAAAATCGGCTTTTGAAACGGGTGCTAAAAGTATGGTCGAAGTCGCTATTCATCTACATAAAATAGAAAAGGAAACAGGAAAATATCTACATCTCGATATTGAGCCAGAACCGGACGGTATGTTGGAAAATAGCGATGAGGTTCTTCAATTTTTCACTGATTATTTATTGCCTATTGGTGAGACCGTGATAGGTGATGCATTAGGTTTGGATGTAGAAGATGCGAAGAAATTAATTTACCGTTATCTTACGGTTTGTTATGATATCTGCCATTTTTCATTGGCTTATGAGGAGCCAACGGAGACTTTTAAAAAATTTGAAAAAGCAGGAATTGCAATAGGTAAAATTCAAGTAAGTGCCGCTTTAAAAATTCTTTCAAATCCATCTGGTAATGAGGAAATATGGAAAGCTTTGGCACTTTTTGATGAGCCTACCTATTTACATCAAGTTACTAAAAAGGTAGATGGCAAGGTGAAAACCTATAATGACTTGCCTATTGTTCTTGAGCATAAAAAAGAGTTTGAAGAGTTACGGGCACATTTTCATGTGCCTATATTTTTAGAACGTTTTGGAGCGTTAGATTCAACACAAGACCATATTTTAAAAGTGATAAAATATTTAAAAGAACACCCTGTTTCTGAACATTTGGAGATTGAGACCTATACTTGGGACGTTCTCCCATCTGCTCTAAAAAAAGACCTTTCCGAGTCTATTATTAGGGAGATTGATTGGTTTGTAGAAAAGTTTTAG